Proteins co-encoded in one Spirosoma endbachense genomic window:
- a CDS encoding sensor histidine kinase, protein MPIKRCYLFALLAFLLISSLRAAPVVVQDPAQSYNLFNASTLLETKAGSLSMKALLQNPERYQFVPTQHGLIKPYYRQFEYWFRFELTNQTASDLFLHFVYAGTEYITVYEVADGKLLETYQLGTLQPQRTYTYLKSNEVCPTSVRQGQTHVFYVQMRGVFTTALPIYAQATGMLLQTLHRDDLFYGLYYGFILIIIIYSLLLYVRLRENDTLLYSIWVIFMGLQLALFRGHTNEFFWPSNPAIERYATVLAGLTGLVHIPFTLAFLRLRQRAPLFYKLGIGILILYAIGIVLNLIGVSASVGESRRLDFVPQIALLEGIFSVTAGIIIFRRGFRPALFYVIGNLVFFASIFLFLAYANGTLPYSFWTYNSLHLGSGIEIILFTLALTNKVNLLKQQQEAAVQEQLRLTEANRQLVAQQNTILEEKVSLRTAELHSQKEELQKTLTTLQATQTQLIQQAKLASLGEVTAGIAHEILNPLNFVNNFAKMSVELADELKEGVETNDYPLVTDLTGDIRKNLQSIAQNGQRAADIVGNMLEHARTGTSGPRQPTDLNALADRYIHLSYHALLAKDKSGSLAQLNAQLITDLDPKVGMIDLVPQDMGRVLQNLFNNAFYEVAQKARKQPADYQPTVCVRTERTKNEVKLTVYDNGAGIPVSIRPKIFQPFFTTKPTGQGIGLGLSLSYDIVTNGNGGRIDVHTEEGNFTEFHVYLPLSSSGS, encoded by the coding sequence ATGCCCATAAAACGCTGTTATCTCTTCGCCTTGTTGGCCTTCCTGCTGATTAGTTCGCTTCGGGCAGCGCCGGTCGTTGTTCAGGACCCAGCTCAATCCTATAATCTCTTCAATGCCAGTACGCTGCTGGAGACGAAAGCAGGGAGTTTATCGATGAAGGCTTTGCTGCAAAACCCAGAACGGTATCAATTTGTACCTACCCAGCATGGGCTGATCAAACCTTATTATCGCCAGTTTGAATACTGGTTTCGGTTCGAGCTGACAAACCAAACCGCATCGGACCTGTTTCTGCACTTCGTTTACGCTGGAACCGAATACATCACCGTTTATGAAGTGGCTGATGGAAAGCTCCTGGAGACCTATCAACTCGGCACGCTCCAACCCCAACGGACATACACATATCTGAAAAGTAATGAAGTGTGCCCTACGTCGGTTCGCCAGGGCCAAACGCACGTCTTCTATGTGCAGATGCGCGGAGTATTCACTACGGCGCTGCCCATCTACGCCCAGGCCACGGGGATGTTGTTGCAAACGTTGCACCGGGACGATCTGTTTTACGGCCTCTATTACGGATTTATCCTGATTATCATTATTTACAGCCTGCTTCTATACGTTCGGCTTCGGGAAAACGATACGCTCCTGTATAGCATCTGGGTCATTTTTATGGGGCTGCAACTGGCCCTTTTTCGGGGTCATACCAACGAGTTTTTCTGGCCGTCGAACCCCGCTATCGAGCGCTACGCTACGGTCCTGGCCGGGCTTACGGGGCTGGTGCATATCCCGTTCACGCTGGCCTTTCTTCGTCTGCGCCAGCGAGCTCCGCTATTCTACAAACTGGGCATCGGCATACTGATCCTCTACGCGATCGGGATCGTTCTCAACCTCATCGGCGTCAGTGCGTCAGTGGGCGAAAGCCGTCGGTTGGACTTTGTTCCCCAAATTGCCTTGCTGGAAGGCATTTTCAGCGTAACGGCGGGGATCATCATCTTCCGTCGGGGATTCCGGCCCGCCCTGTTCTACGTCATTGGTAACCTGGTCTTTTTTGCGTCTATTTTCCTTTTTCTGGCTTACGCCAACGGGACGTTACCGTACTCGTTCTGGACTTATAATAGCCTGCATCTGGGGTCGGGCATTGAGATTATTCTATTTACGCTCGCCCTGACCAACAAGGTAAACCTGCTCAAACAACAGCAGGAAGCTGCCGTACAGGAACAGCTTCGACTGACCGAAGCCAACCGGCAACTGGTAGCGCAGCAGAACACTATCCTGGAAGAAAAAGTAAGCCTACGCACGGCGGAACTACATAGTCAGAAGGAAGAATTGCAGAAAACATTAACCACGCTGCAGGCCACCCAGACGCAACTGATTCAGCAGGCAAAACTTGCGTCGCTGGGCGAAGTGACGGCGGGTATTGCCCACGAAATCCTGAATCCGCTCAACTTCGTCAATAATTTCGCCAAAATGTCGGTCGAGCTGGCCGATGAGTTGAAAGAGGGTGTAGAAACGAACGACTATCCGTTGGTGACCGATCTGACGGGTGATATCCGAAAAAATTTACAGTCTATCGCACAGAACGGACAGCGGGCAGCGGACATCGTTGGAAATATGCTTGAACACGCCCGTACTGGCACCTCTGGCCCGCGCCAACCCACAGACCTTAACGCTTTGGCCGACAGGTACATCCATTTGAGCTATCACGCCCTGCTGGCCAAAGACAAGTCGGGTTCGCTGGCTCAACTTAACGCCCAGCTAATTACCGACCTAGACCCTAAGGTGGGCATGATTGATCTGGTGCCGCAGGATATGGGGCGGGTGTTGCAGAATTTGTTCAATAACGCTTTTTACGAAGTGGCTCAGAAAGCCCGGAAGCAGCCTGCCGATTATCAGCCAACTGTATGCGTTCGGACGGAACGGACGAAAAACGAAGTTAAACTCACCGTATACGACAATGGTGCAGGCATTCCCGTGTCGATCCGTCCCAAGATTTTTCAGCCATTTTTCACGACCAAACCCACCGGACAGGGTATTGGGCTGGGCCTATCGCTCAGCTACGACATCGTTACCAACGGCAACGGCGGGCGTATAGACGTTCACACGGAAGAAGGCAATTTCACTGAATTTCACGTTTATCTACCACTTAGTTCCTCTGGATCATGA
- a CDS encoding carboxypeptidase-like regulatory domain-containing protein has translation MKTLLFCFANDRDRPLPELRREDDTIDRLLDPLSSQQHFQKIRDSFATTNSIASKIITYQDSLCLFHYSGHAGASMLHLEDSPARAVGVAQLLARCPQLRLIFLNGCSTLEHIQLLRQQNSKAAIIATSTPVEDTVATQFSITFYRALISGTTLAEALDRARLELQVKDSTVIETIRGGIVTELEEVSRNQWYFSTPDEVTTQWKLPAGEELRSAERRTRYDRNIRLALILGSIAIVGGSYQYFRTHQSFDYIVYLRPGQGQAPVAGKVKLRLLLGNTPREETADANGRVVIAGIPAQFQEKPVRIELLNSPDQAFSNGTSVDTLLLAETEATLLLIPHQDLCCIRGTVYDNNGQPVPKATVWAENFPAQQTDSVGRFVLPLPVQYQQETSIRVTARKNQQQASVHATPREETSVSLPL, from the coding sequence ATGAAAACCCTTCTTTTCTGCTTTGCCAACGACCGGGATCGTCCGCTGCCAGAACTACGGCGCGAGGACGATACCATTGATCGGTTGCTGGACCCATTAAGCAGCCAACAACACTTTCAAAAGATTCGGGATTCATTCGCCACAACCAACTCCATTGCCAGCAAAATCATTACGTATCAGGACTCGTTGTGTCTGTTTCATTACAGTGGACACGCGGGGGCTTCCATGCTCCATCTGGAAGATTCACCAGCCAGAGCCGTGGGGGTTGCGCAACTGCTGGCCCGTTGCCCGCAGCTCCGATTGATCTTTTTAAATGGCTGTTCCACGCTGGAACACATCCAGTTGCTTCGGCAGCAAAACAGCAAAGCCGCTATCATTGCCACCAGCACCCCCGTTGAGGATACGGTAGCGACCCAGTTCTCGATTACGTTTTACCGCGCCCTGATCAGTGGCACGACCCTGGCGGAAGCACTGGACCGGGCACGTCTGGAACTCCAGGTTAAAGACTCAACTGTGATCGAAACCATCCGGGGCGGTATCGTTACCGAACTGGAAGAGGTAAGCCGAAATCAATGGTACTTCTCGACACCCGATGAAGTAACTACGCAATGGAAGCTGCCCGCCGGGGAGGAGTTGCGTAGTGCCGAGCGCCGGACCCGCTACGACCGCAACATCCGCCTGGCCCTGATTCTGGGCAGTATAGCGATTGTGGGCGGGAGTTATCAGTATTTTCGCACGCATCAGAGTTTCGACTACATCGTTTACCTACGCCCTGGGCAAGGCCAGGCCCCGGTTGCGGGTAAAGTCAAACTACGGCTGCTTCTGGGAAATACGCCCCGTGAGGAAACAGCCGATGCAAACGGCCGGGTAGTGATTGCGGGAATTCCGGCCCAGTTTCAGGAAAAACCCGTTCGCATCGAACTGCTCAACAGCCCGGATCAGGCGTTTAGCAACGGTACATCCGTCGATACGCTCCTATTGGCCGAAACCGAAGCCACATTGTTGTTAATTCCGCACCAGGATTTGTGCTGCATTCGTGGCACGGTCTACGATAACAACGGCCAGCCCGTTCCCAAAGCCACCGTTTGGGCGGAGAACTTTCCGGCCCAGCAAACTGACAGCGTAGGGCGTTTTGTCCTCCCGTTGCCGGTACAGTACCAACAGGAAACCAGCATCCGCGTGACGGCCCGTAAAAACCAGCAGCAAGCCTCCGTACACGCGACTCCCCGCGAAGAAACGTCGGTATCACTTCCTCTATAG
- a CDS encoding tetratricopeptide repeat protein — protein sequence MKTVIALIVWVSLPLLMQAQAPCLQEYKGEITLYTNKGRLPQIPIVIDGNQGPLSDANGIFRYRLNKCPGMTVRIKLGGSNWDIVNHSEIYSYTIRQLADPSDFQFKLIVAQVQDIEKARRQYYATIAGVALDKGLTSMKGDIKKLTDLVVDQQRLMANGAKKPEGQPQPSTGALEQRLQQQQKEYQRVLDSLVKAPAMLTSRIDELQKLLEKQRGADKRLIDSLGRGGTSQQSKIAELEKILNRQRQENQQLLTKLVQQQDSTRQNDKSGELRKLVEQQKQENQRLLDSLGKKELAWQKSRQNELASTEKNKTIEQLRDSLSRMQNRYEQALSERDKQLSEAQAMAAVFAKQTAIDSSYQKAFLQYKEGQFAKALSALDDDDIRIKQSMKKSAQVGTGAPPNGASSSANEQTNQVPVEDRAVYIGKCLLKANIYRSQYDMDQAAHWYEEAIQADPTQVENILTYANFLQQLNRPLEPGRWYQKALDLNPPASLKADIYVELGYYHMANNRFEEAEAALQQAKTLRQQLARTNPEQNEPGLAHVLDGLGTLYSKKRQFDEAEKAFVQAKNIREKLVEKYADEFEADLAFSLNNLGTFYYINKRLGDAGKTYLRAKTIQDRLVRRNADQYEPDLASTLNNLGTLNSDLERIPDAETAYKQSKAIREKLAQKNPDLYEPSLAQVLNDLGDLYSLTKRYPEAEASYQQAKTIREKLAQKNPDQFEGDLAQTLTDIGNFYRDTKRYPEAEATYTRAKTIQQKLAGKFAELFEPTLAMTLGDMGFFYTEMKRYPEAEAFYQEAKTIQEKLAKKKPIDFEPDLVYTLMDMGNLYFDTERPREAKGAYVRTKDILERLAATDGGQSTSLQIQVLHRLALLSDAQERSSYFLEADSLQQKVVELVEKQFGDADSALMARELSNWSYHSLFSRKFAKAQSLAEKSLSYDDHEAWVNANLAMAYLMQGKLDDAKSLYTYLKNKPHRSGRYKKTFLADLDELEAAGLTHPDMAIIRKLLNQ from the coding sequence ATGAAAACGGTAATTGCACTAATCGTTTGGGTGAGTCTGCCGCTGCTAATGCAGGCGCAGGCTCCCTGTTTACAGGAATATAAGGGCGAAATAACCCTTTACACCAACAAAGGCCGGTTACCTCAGATACCGATTGTGATTGACGGCAATCAGGGGCCACTGAGCGATGCCAATGGTATCTTTCGGTATCGCCTGAATAAGTGTCCGGGCATGACGGTTCGCATCAAGTTAGGCGGCAGCAATTGGGATATTGTTAACCACAGCGAAATCTATTCCTATACGATCCGCCAACTGGCCGACCCCTCTGATTTTCAGTTTAAGCTGATTGTGGCGCAAGTCCAGGACATCGAAAAAGCAAGGCGTCAGTACTACGCCACTATTGCCGGCGTGGCGTTGGATAAAGGCTTGACGTCGATGAAAGGAGACATCAAGAAACTAACCGATCTGGTAGTTGATCAACAGCGGCTCATGGCAAATGGAGCGAAAAAACCGGAGGGACAACCGCAACCATCGACCGGCGCTCTGGAGCAACGGCTGCAACAGCAACAAAAAGAGTATCAGCGCGTACTGGATAGTCTGGTCAAAGCGCCTGCGATGCTCACCAGTCGCATTGATGAGTTGCAGAAATTACTCGAAAAGCAGCGGGGAGCTGACAAACGACTGATCGACAGTCTGGGCCGTGGAGGAACCAGCCAGCAAAGTAAAATTGCCGAGTTAGAAAAAATCCTGAATCGACAGCGGCAGGAAAATCAGCAATTGCTGACGAAACTAGTGCAGCAACAGGATTCGACCCGGCAGAACGATAAGTCTGGGGAGTTACGAAAACTTGTTGAACAGCAAAAACAGGAGAACCAGCGACTACTCGACAGTCTGGGCAAAAAGGAACTGGCCTGGCAAAAGAGCCGGCAGAACGAGCTGGCCAGTACCGAAAAAAATAAGACAATCGAGCAACTGCGCGACAGCCTGTCCCGGATGCAAAACCGCTATGAGCAGGCCCTGAGCGAACGGGATAAACAGCTGAGCGAAGCCCAGGCAATGGCGGCCGTTTTTGCGAAGCAAACCGCAATCGACAGCAGTTATCAGAAAGCCTTCCTGCAATATAAAGAAGGCCAGTTTGCGAAAGCGTTATCGGCGCTGGACGATGATGATATACGCATCAAACAATCCATGAAGAAGAGCGCTCAGGTAGGCACCGGCGCTCCTCCGAATGGTGCTTCTTCTAGTGCAAATGAGCAAACAAATCAAGTACCGGTGGAGGATCGGGCTGTCTACATCGGTAAGTGCTTGTTAAAAGCCAACATTTACCGCAGCCAGTATGACATGGACCAGGCGGCACATTGGTATGAGGAAGCCATCCAGGCCGATCCGACGCAGGTGGAAAACATACTCACCTACGCCAACTTCCTACAGCAACTGAATCGGCCTCTGGAACCAGGGCGTTGGTATCAGAAAGCCTTGGACCTCAATCCACCCGCTTCGCTTAAGGCCGACATCTACGTTGAATTGGGCTATTATCACATGGCCAACAATCGGTTCGAGGAAGCCGAAGCCGCGCTTCAGCAAGCCAAAACTCTAAGACAGCAACTGGCCCGGACTAATCCTGAGCAGAATGAGCCGGGTCTGGCCCACGTGCTGGATGGATTAGGGACACTTTACTCGAAAAAAAGACAATTCGATGAGGCTGAAAAAGCCTTTGTTCAGGCCAAGAACATCCGCGAGAAACTGGTTGAAAAGTATGCCGATGAGTTTGAAGCCGATCTGGCGTTTTCGCTCAATAACCTGGGTACATTTTATTACATCAACAAACGGTTAGGCGACGCCGGAAAGACGTATCTCCGCGCCAAAACGATACAGGATCGGCTTGTTCGCCGAAATGCGGATCAATATGAACCGGATCTGGCATCTACCCTGAATAATCTGGGTACGCTCAATTCTGACCTGGAACGGATACCCGACGCAGAAACGGCCTATAAACAGTCTAAAGCCATTCGGGAGAAACTCGCTCAGAAAAACCCTGACCTATATGAACCGAGTCTGGCGCAGGTGCTTAATGATTTAGGCGATCTGTATAGCCTGACGAAGCGGTATCCTGAAGCAGAAGCCTCGTATCAACAGGCCAAAACCATTCGGGAAAAACTCGCCCAGAAAAACCCCGACCAGTTTGAGGGCGACCTGGCACAAACCCTGACTGATATCGGTAATTTTTACCGGGATACAAAACGCTATCCAGAAGCCGAAGCAACGTATACGCGTGCCAAAACGATACAGCAGAAACTCGCCGGTAAGTTTGCCGAGCTGTTCGAACCGACTCTGGCGATGACTCTGGGCGATATGGGCTTTTTCTACACCGAAATGAAGCGCTACCCCGAAGCCGAAGCCTTTTATCAAGAGGCCAAAACGATTCAGGAAAAGCTTGCGAAAAAGAAGCCAATCGATTTTGAGCCCGACCTGGTGTATACACTGATGGATATGGGAAATCTCTACTTCGACACAGAACGGCCCAGAGAAGCCAAAGGCGCGTATGTAAGGACCAAAGACATCCTGGAGCGACTTGCCGCAACAGATGGCGGACAGTCGACCTCGCTACAGATTCAGGTCCTGCATCGACTGGCGCTCCTAAGCGATGCACAGGAGCGTAGCAGCTATTTTCTGGAAGCTGATTCCTTACAGCAAAAAGTGGTTGAACTGGTCGAAAAACAATTTGGTGATGCAGATTCGGCGCTGATGGCCCGTGAATTGAGCAATTGGTCGTATCACTCGCTTTTCAGCAGAAAGTTTGCCAAAGCTCAATCATTAGCGGAGAAGTCGCTTTCCTACGATGACCACGAAGCATGGGTTAATGCCAATTTAGCGATGGCCTACCTGATGCAGGGCAAGCTTGACGATGCCAAATCGCTCTATACGTATCTGAAAAACAAACCCCACCGATCTGGCAGGTACAAAAAGACGTTTTTAGCCGACCTGGATGAATTGGAAGCCGCCGGTTTGACCCATCCAGATATGGCGATAATTCGCAAATTATTAAATCAATAG
- a CDS encoding Gfo/Idh/MocA family protein, with translation MNYLVTLLLFAFLITSGRAQTPLKLAIAGLSHGHVGWIFNRPDKKDVELVGIYEPNQELVDRFIKRYNLDKKLFFSDLTKMLDQTKPDAVSAFGAISDHITIVRACAPRKINVMVEKPLATTFADAKEIQTLAQKNTIKVLTNFETSWYASNQYVNELYQAGKLGEIRKVMVNDGHQGPKEINVSNEFFAILTDPAKNGAGALVDFGCYGANLMTWLMKGKRPLSVMAVTHQNKPDIYPNVDDEASIILQYPTAQCIIQGSWNWTFARKDMEVYGTKGYAVAIDATTVRERLDGKAPEERKKLDPRPAPFTDPFSVLADVVQGRLKLDENDLYELPVNVTVVEILEAAKASAKSGKSVSLK, from the coding sequence ATGAACTATTTAGTAACCCTTTTGCTTTTTGCTTTCCTGATCACATCTGGTCGCGCACAAACGCCATTGAAGCTTGCCATTGCCGGGTTAAGTCATGGACACGTAGGCTGGATTTTTAACCGACCGGATAAAAAGGACGTTGAACTGGTTGGTATTTACGAACCGAATCAGGAACTGGTTGATCGTTTTATTAAACGATACAATCTGGATAAGAAGCTGTTTTTTAGTGATTTAACGAAGATGCTGGATCAGACAAAACCAGATGCTGTTTCGGCTTTTGGAGCAATCAGTGACCATATCACGATTGTACGTGCCTGTGCACCCAGAAAAATAAATGTAATGGTGGAAAAACCACTGGCTACTACGTTTGCCGATGCAAAAGAAATTCAGACCCTGGCTCAGAAGAATACGATTAAAGTCCTGACCAATTTCGAAACGTCCTGGTATGCCAGCAACCAGTACGTTAATGAATTGTATCAGGCCGGTAAATTAGGGGAAATTAGAAAAGTTATGGTCAATGACGGGCACCAGGGACCTAAAGAAATCAACGTCAGCAACGAGTTTTTCGCCATTTTAACTGATCCTGCCAAAAACGGGGCGGGTGCTTTGGTCGATTTTGGCTGTTATGGCGCTAACCTGATGACCTGGTTGATGAAAGGCAAACGTCCCCTTTCCGTGATGGCCGTTACGCATCAGAATAAACCCGATATATATCCGAACGTGGATGATGAAGCGTCCATCATTTTACAATATCCGACAGCCCAATGCATTATTCAAGGCTCCTGGAACTGGACATTTGCCCGCAAGGACATGGAAGTGTACGGAACAAAGGGATATGCTGTGGCTATTGATGCAACAACAGTCAGGGAACGGTTAGACGGTAAAGCCCCGGAAGAGCGAAAAAAACTTGATCCCCGCCCTGCCCCTTTTACAGATCCTTTTTCGGTATTGGCCGACGTAGTGCAAGGTCGCCTGAAACTGGATGAAAACGATTTATATGAATTACCAGTCAACGTAACGGTTGTTGAAATTCTGGAAGCAGCCAAAGCCTCCGCAAAATCAGGCAAGTCAGTTTCGTTAAAGTGA
- a CDS encoding acyltransferase family protein, with product MENRKSTLPTTTSLFLDFLRICSAVIVLLVHSEEKLSPSTKIFRGDTGHYAVIIFFVLSGYVISYSTSGKPSALGYAIARLTRLYSVLIPALLITVLIHLFILYIDPVLAHQYTRRYEVIRYVLSVCFLSQIWGLSSYPTINSPLWSLCYEFWYYLFFGLWIYRGRISAKGKLLAVLAGLLAGPQIVLLMPVWLMGCYIQRLPKSNLGIGLLCILSIVSVTGAVIAFSNPGMPYSIGYPPFYFSNQFITDWLFGLFVAAAIYFFPFQDLPLQKPSWFTQFRLIADLTFSLYILHYPLIILFQSLVSYTSTWWMPIALCIGIVTMIIGYAIEQKRQTWKSFFVSFFDKALPFIRNTKATV from the coding sequence ATGGAAAACAGAAAATCGACACTGCCTACGACCACTAGCCTTTTTCTGGATTTCCTCCGAATTTGCTCGGCTGTCATAGTCCTACTCGTTCATTCAGAAGAAAAGCTTTCTCCTTCTACCAAAATCTTTAGAGGTGATACAGGCCACTATGCCGTTATTATTTTCTTTGTGCTTTCTGGCTATGTTATTTCATACAGTACATCTGGAAAACCAAGCGCCTTAGGGTACGCAATTGCGCGGCTTACCAGGCTATATTCAGTCCTAATCCCAGCCCTATTAATTACCGTACTAATTCACCTTTTCATTCTTTACATTGATCCTGTCCTGGCTCACCAATACACCAGGAGGTATGAAGTGATTCGGTATGTACTATCGGTTTGCTTCTTGTCCCAGATCTGGGGACTTTCATCTTACCCGACCATAAATTCACCGCTTTGGTCGCTATGCTATGAATTTTGGTATTACCTATTTTTTGGTCTCTGGATTTATAGAGGACGTATTAGCGCTAAAGGCAAACTCCTTGCGGTCCTGGCGGGCCTACTGGCAGGCCCCCAAATAGTACTGCTCATGCCCGTATGGCTAATGGGATGTTACATACAACGGCTTCCCAAATCAAATCTAGGAATCGGTCTACTTTGCATCCTATCAATAGTGTCAGTTACGGGAGCCGTCATTGCCTTTTCAAATCCAGGGATGCCTTATTCAATTGGTTATCCGCCATTTTATTTTTCCAATCAATTCATTACCGATTGGCTATTTGGGCTTTTTGTTGCAGCCGCCATCTACTTCTTCCCGTTTCAAGACCTGCCCTTGCAAAAGCCATCCTGGTTTACCCAATTTAGGCTCATTGCCGATCTAACCTTTTCACTTTATATTCTACATTACCCGCTCATTATTTTATTTCAATCCCTGGTAAGCTATACCTCAACATGGTGGATGCCAATTGCTTTGTGCATTGGCATCGTCACTATGATAATAGGCTATGCAATAGAGCAGAAACGGCAAACCTGGAAATCGTTTTTTGTGTCTTTTTTTGATAAAGCCTTGCCCTTTATAAGAAATACAAAGGCGACAGTATAG
- a CDS encoding UbiA family prenyltransferase produces the protein MTARTIWLHLRVPFSFFLLPMFWFAISQSATPDITKSIIVLLVVHLLLYPASNAYNSYFDKDEGSIGGLETPPPVDKDLYWVSWVLDGVALLLGMFVNWPFVLYLLVYGFVTKAYSHDRIRLKKYPILSWFLISILQGGLTYIMTYISINDLPLSTITEPKLLFGGLLATLNLMALYPVTQVYQHEEDARRGDMTISRMMGIRGTFLSAVILYALSLIGFYTYFDGSYVVLLYLAFLFPAVVFFLRWFWLVYRDSSLANYRTTMRMMWISSIGLNSFFLVLIALTRS, from the coding sequence ATGACCGCCCGTACTATTTGGCTACACCTGCGCGTACCCTTCTCGTTTTTCTTATTGCCAATGTTCTGGTTTGCCATTAGTCAATCAGCGACTCCAGATATTACCAAATCTATAATCGTGCTTTTAGTTGTGCATTTGCTGCTTTATCCGGCCAGTAATGCCTATAATAGCTATTTTGATAAGGATGAAGGTAGCATTGGCGGCCTGGAAACGCCCCCTCCCGTCGACAAAGATCTGTATTGGGTATCGTGGGTGCTCGATGGGGTCGCGCTTTTGCTGGGAATGTTCGTCAACTGGCCTTTTGTGCTCTACTTACTTGTTTACGGGTTTGTTACAAAAGCGTATAGCCACGACCGAATACGACTCAAAAAGTACCCGATTTTGAGCTGGTTCCTGATCAGTATTCTTCAGGGAGGGCTAACGTACATCATGACCTATATTTCCATCAATGATTTGCCGTTATCCACTATTACAGAGCCTAAACTCCTCTTTGGCGGCTTGCTGGCTACCTTAAATCTGATGGCCTTATACCCTGTTACGCAGGTATATCAGCATGAGGAAGATGCCCGTCGGGGTGATATGACCATCAGTCGGATGATGGGCATTCGAGGTACATTCCTAAGTGCGGTGATACTTTATGCGTTGTCGCTAATTGGCTTCTATACGTATTTTGATGGTAGCTATGTTGTATTATTATATCTGGCGTTTCTGTTTCCGGCTGTTGTTTTCTTTCTGCGCTGGTTTTGGCTGGTATATCGAGACAGTAGTCTGGCGAATTATCGTACAACCATGCGGATGATGTGGATTTCGAGCATTGGCTTGAATAGTTTTTTTCTGGTTTTAATTGCATTAACTCGTTCGTAA
- a CDS encoding type III polyketide synthase yields the protein MAPRQSQPDGYINAIGTSVPAYYASQQHAAEFMADLLQLDDRDRRRLMTLYRYTRIEKRHTVMADYTRSMGEFTFYPNTPGMEPFPTVSQRMGVYRQEAVPLALKAISDCFSSYPDFDPQTITHLITVSCTGLYAPGPDIEIIEALGLPTTTQRLAINFMGCYGAFNGLKAANAIVRSEPDAKVLVVCIELCTIHFQKKTETDYLLSNALFADGSAAVLVESKPRPEQSFRLRSFYCDLLPEGKDAMAWHISDFGFEMTLTADVPTHIQRGIGQLMQRLLAQCGLTLGDIGQYALHPGGRRILEVIEEQLGITANDDRYAYNVLRQFGNMSSATVLFVLKAVWEDLISGVARLDTDRPNILSCAFGPGLTLEAMVLEALVNESSIIPDFATSESSSALVPVL from the coding sequence ATGGCTCCACGGCAATCTCAACCAGACGGTTATATCAATGCTATCGGTACTTCAGTACCTGCTTACTATGCCTCTCAACAACATGCGGCAGAATTCATGGCCGATCTCCTTCAGCTCGATGATCGCGATCGCCGTCGATTGATGACCTTGTACCGCTATACCCGAATCGAAAAGCGGCACACGGTTATGGCCGATTATACGCGCTCCATGGGCGAATTTACCTTCTATCCTAACACGCCTGGTATGGAACCGTTTCCGACGGTGAGCCAGCGAATGGGCGTTTATCGGCAGGAAGCCGTTCCACTAGCCTTGAAGGCCATTAGCGATTGTTTTAGCAGCTATCCCGACTTCGATCCACAAACCATTACCCATTTGATTACCGTCAGTTGTACGGGGCTGTATGCACCAGGGCCAGATATTGAGATCATTGAAGCGCTGGGATTACCTACCACCACTCAACGGCTGGCAATCAATTTTATGGGTTGCTATGGGGCTTTCAACGGCCTGAAAGCGGCCAATGCCATCGTTCGGTCTGAGCCGGATGCAAAAGTGCTGGTCGTTTGTATTGAATTGTGTACCATCCACTTTCAGAAGAAAACAGAAACGGACTATTTACTTTCAAACGCGCTGTTTGCTGATGGCTCAGCTGCTGTGTTGGTCGAAAGCAAACCCCGTCCTGAGCAATCGTTTCGCCTGCGATCGTTCTATTGTGATTTGCTGCCCGAAGGAAAAGACGCTATGGCCTGGCATATTAGCGATTTTGGCTTCGAAATGACTCTTACGGCTGACGTGCCAACTCACATTCAGCGAGGTATTGGCCAGCTCATGCAACGACTGCTGGCTCAATGCGGTTTGACATTAGGCGATATTGGTCAGTATGCGCTACACCCTGGTGGCCGTCGAATTCTGGAAGTAATCGAAGAACAACTCGGTATCACGGCCAATGATGACCGTTATGCGTATAATGTGTTGCGGCAATTTGGTAATATGTCCTCGGCAACGGTCTTATTTGTCTTAAAAGCGGTTTGGGAGGATCTTATTTCCGGCGTAGCCAGGCTCGATACTGACCGGCCCAATATTCTGAGTTGCGCATTCGGTCCGGGCCTGACCCTGGAAGCGATGGTTCTTGAAGCCCTTGTCAATGAATCATCTATAATTCCTGATTTTGCTACGTCAGAATCTTCCAGCGCATTAGTCCCAGTTTTGTAA